In Drosophila busckii strain San Diego stock center, stock number 13000-0081.31 chromosome 3R, ASM1175060v1, whole genome shotgun sequence, the sequence CAGTTATCAACTATTGCAACAGTTGACTAGgtaaaaattatatcaaaGTAACATGCACACTGTAACGGTAACTAAGTAACACTATCGTTGCACTATCTACTATTCCTACTTCCACACCTTGTTGAACAAATCCATAAACGAGTCGTAGATCATGAATGTAATGGCCACATCCAGACACACGCGTCCCAATCGTGGGACTGTGCCCTTATAGAAGGCACCCAAGCCCTCGTTGCGCATTATTTGCAAAGCACAATCCGCAGTGTTCTTGTACTTGGCTGCCTCTAGGCCCTGCATGCGCGTCTTGACCACATCCAATGGCGTGTTGCCAAACACTGAAGCGgcaccagcaacagcgccAAATGCGCCGACCAGCAGCTTGGGCACAGGTTTGTTATGATCATCGCcctaaaaatatgcattaaatataattttttattcattttagaGTTACTGCAAACCAAACCTTGTACAAATCCTTTAGTGATTCAAGCACAAAGAAGCGTATGGCCTGATTGGAGCCCTGCTTCagtattgttgctgttaatcCCTTATAGACGCCACTGATGCCTTCGGATTTGACAATGCAGCCAACACCATGAGCAAAGCCCTTGAATTTGGGATTCGCACTACGCTGATCGTTGATGAATTTGACTTTAATCGTCTCCATGGGCGTGACAGCCAGAATAGCTTCGCAGACACCCGCGCCCAGACCACAGAGCAGCTTGCCAGAAGTGCTGAGCTGACCTTTGGAATCCACAGCGTGTCCACGCAGATACTCAAAAGCGCCAAATCTACAAGCAAATCAAAGGCATTAGGGCTGAAGCCATATAAATGCTATGAGAGCAACTCACCTGGCTGCTGACTTTGGTATGCTGCCGTAGAGCAGAACACTCAAGCCACGATAAAGACCGAAGAATCCGCGCTGCTGCACTGTCTTCTTAACACAATCGGCAATGCCATTGTAGCGCTTATTGGCGCCCTTCTcgtccagctgcagctgtgtctTTACGTATTCGGTGGGATATGTTATGCAGATTTCAATGCCGCCGGTGATGCCGCCAGCCACGATGCCCTTCAAGCCCTTGCCGCCACCACTGGGCGCAGCAGCTCCGCTATTCGCCATCCAGGGACGGCATTTGAATGGGCTCACGAATGTGGCAAGACTTTGACGATCCATAATGCAAGCTATGGAGATTCATTTCTAATTTTAGTATCAAGCAATGCAGTGGGTGGTGTTGTGCTTAAAAATAGACAACATGTGCCTGTGGCTATTCCAAAAGTTTCAATTGATTTCTTTACTCTTCTCAAAGTCTGTGTCGCCGCATACAAATTATAACCTTAATTGAAGCTTATGCAAGTTCTGGAATGCATAACGAGACTCGAGtgtacatttgtttaaatgccattaattttacaaaagagGCAGTGTATGTTGGTTAGGTTTGTTGCTAATCTAAAAATGCTAAGTGTTTGTTTTgcgacaacaaaaaatttttatcGCCGAACCGTTGTTCACCCTTCAAAGCAAAGTTCAAGCAAAAACTATGCCTCGTTATATATTATAAGGCTAGACAAACGGAACATCTTCATATGTGCGATTACTTCTGATCGTATGATAGTGGCTATGTCTACATTTTAGTTAACTTCATTAGCAGCAACCGAATGAAAGCTTAATcagcattcaaattgaattgtcgAATCCaggcatacatatttattaaactcgattatataattgttttgcaGATTGACAGATATCAATAAGAATTGTtagcatataatatatgtgcgtgtgtatacatttttgaaatgttataaatttagaaaatgttTGAGCACAATACGCTTCGATTGCAGCGtagataaacaaaagtttgtaataattattccagtgcacgcacacacacactcgctctCTCAATCAATTTGTCGCTAATCAGTTACAACAAAAATTCattacagttgctgcttgttgctaaTATTTGCACTACTCACttaattaagctaaacaaatgcagTCACTAAAGCACTTGAATATTTCTTTGGTTGCTTTAAACGAGCTGATTAGAGGCAGTGCGTCTGCAGCACGATCGCGGCTAGGGCAGAATTTGAACTGgcttgaacaacaaaaaaacaaaaattccaaTTTCCAATCGCAGAGAAAGCTACAAAAACTCAAATAAGCATtgtaaacaagcagcaaaccaGACAGACTGTTGCGCTCTCGCATAAGATCAGCAAAGAGTGCGGCTGAGAGCACAAGAGAGCGCTTACAAGTAACGGCGATGGCGTGATAGCACCGGGTTTTGAACTTTTATGACGACGcagcagaaagaaaaaatatatttatgcaaagatCTCTGACAGCAAAACCCGTTTGCTTGGCATGGCAAAGCTTTGTCAAAGCTTTTGTAGCTGGAAAGCTTACGCGCTCGCTTAGTTAAAGGCAATACGAATATAgtagctgtttttttttttttcatttcaaattgaactGTGACGCAGTAACAGCCACAAAGTATGCAGCACTTTTCatagttgaattttttataaactgcgATTACACAATATGCAATACAACCGAACATCCGCCCACCCAGCACACTAAAACACTTATTGTTTATAGACacgcagcatttaatttacgATACGATATCCTTTTGCAGCGCAGCTATCAAATTTTTATCATTTAGTTGCCATAAACTAACCAATTgatgtgtatttatttaacaaacgTGCATGAGTCTAAATATCTCGAACCGGCAAATAGCAAATGATAACTGAACCCACACAATAGTATTCgtcaaaatgttgccaactGCTGAACCTTTAGCAGCTGCTCTGCGCATGCTCCAGGTTCAGTCCACCCACATAAGCATaagctgtttatatttacttcaacctgtgtgtgtgtgtgagcgaaaGTACACGCCATCGTTTGACTACAGGAAATGCGTGGGCGGCACAGCTGACAGCTGTTACCATgggctgcaattgctgcaaaatttcgcaaaaattcttataaatacAGTAGAGTAGTTTTAAGTACTTGTAACTCTGTAGTGCATTCAATAATCCACACATTAAAGATAGCCGCTatcgctttgtttattttagcaCTCCTCAAGAAAAGCCGAGATTGCGTTGCAAGTAAATTGATACGCTTGCAGGCCATAAGCTTCGGTATCAACAAGCAGCATGTATATAGTATTGATTCTAcctatatgtacatatgtataaatatttacagcagttgcaattttaaagcaaataatatacgcctttattcaaattcattttgaaataGTTAATATGTCATGTTACATGCATTATATCATTCGCAtgtgtgtttataattaaacaataaggTGCAGTTCCGTTAATTACTGTTAATCAATAACAATAGAAACATTGGGAGAAAGGGGCTTTAGTTGTATATagttaatgcaaatatatagtTTAGACAGTTTTAGAATTCAGTCACTGAGTTTGGTCCCCATCCAAGAATGTTCAGACAGCCTTGTAGGTGCGCACGCACTTCACGTTGCCAATAGTAAGGgtctgcaataaaaaaaatgagtgtcttaatttatgcaaatttatgttatttatatagaacTTACAGTAATGAGCTCGCTGTCGGAGAATTCGCGCACAATGGTCGAGGGCTTGTCGCCTTTCTGCTCCTGCGTCAGCTTGTTGCCATCCAGACTGATGATGCTCTTGACCTTGCGGCCATCCTGAGTCTCCTCATCGAACTCCTCGCCCAGCTTGAAGCTAATCGCCGAGGTCTTGAATGTGGATGTTGTGGTCATGGTATATGTATCACCATCCTGGGTCACCTCCACGGTGGGGCTAACTGAGTTGCCCATTTTGCGCATCACCATGCCAACGCctgtaaaattaataaatacatatatatagcacaatttaaattataagatatgtatatatgcatgtcgTTAAGATGAGTGCAGATTTGGGTGTGCAGCCAACTAATTGAATTAGCCAGTCAAAGTTGAAGAGACCTGCACACAATGCATGTCAGattgtatttaattgaaataataaagctGAATTATGAAGTTCCCGACAAAGTTAAGTTTCACAGACCATTGAGAACGGTCCCGCTACCAGTACCAGTCCCAGTCAAAAGTCGCGCTCAAGGTTAACAATGCGGGCCAGCCTCCGTAACTTATCAATTGCTGCGCCTAAATATAGCAAACGGATCGAGACAGCAAATGCAAGCAAGCTTGCCTTATCtcgctctatatatatatacacatgtctacatgaaatatatataacctCGTCACCTCGCTAAATATCCatcaaacaaacagacaaatcAATTATGTTCAATTTAAGTCTCACTATAATGCTCATGGACGGCCAGACGACAAGTGCTTATGGTTCGATATGTTCCCAGCTAAAAACTACATTGACTTTGTGAATCCATTCAGCTGTCTgccatacaaatttaatttcattttgaatagATTAACACGCCTTTTTTATTTCCAGTCGATTATAGTCCACAACTTTTATGTACAAGTATAAATAGTATATAGTAGATAAGGTGTAAGGTGCAAATTTTGCCATCGCCCCAAAAGTTTATtatcaatattatatatggCTAGAATATTTATCATTTTTGCAACTTTGAAATGGTGTAAAGCACATGAGTTTCAATCGAttacgcatacatatacatttagcACTAGTTGCATTTACAGTTGGTGCCCGATTTATTACATCCTATGCATGTGTAAATATTTCCTTAAAAATCTAACCACAATATCTCAACTGAAAGCTGACACTACAAGAGAACTGTGTACGTATTTGATATAAAccgcaaataataaataataaatgtataccACACGTCAGAATTAAGCgaatcaaattgcaaaaattctgCGAGTACGTCTAGACTTCCGAGGCTGATGTTACTTTAGATTTGGTGCCTGACTGTACGCCCACCACGCATATTCTCAAATGCACATGCATTTTTTTCGTGATTTGCCATAGCAAAGTTCAGAATTAAAGTCCACAATCAAATTTACAGTTTTACAAAATAGCGGGCACTACAAATGGAACAATTACCAAttcatatgtacacacacacatacagcattTATATGTACTTGTAAAACGGCAAAGTAAACCAAAATTTAGCGCAGACCAAAGTAcaacttcaattaaatttaattagtttttaagtttattatacCTGCGCCACCCGATAAGCTCTcgtttatgtttattacttttatgcGCTTTGCACTTTAATTGTGGGCGAAAGTGGATCAGCAGCAACTAACGGtgctttcataatttttgcaataaaacaCGTTTATTCATTCTTCTCCTCCCTATTGATTTTCATTCCTATTCTCACACATCTGCAAAAAATGCCGGCCGGCcagcttgcagcatttttttctcgtttgctttttggcaaaaGTGAGTTTTGCTCTTCTTTTCCAACTCGTTGCACAACTTCTGGGACACGTGTTTTTAAAGCAACGAATTTTATAAACCCGGTTATTAAATCCTGACTCACCCAGTTCCTTCATGTACTCATCGAAGTTCTCGGACTTTTCCAGTTTGTACTTCTTGCCAATGAAAGATgccattttaataaattctcaCGTCTGCTTTTCTTCTTGACAACACAAAAAACTCTCGGCAACTTGTGAAAGCTCACACAAACGAaggcttttatataaaatcaaacaaagcTTTTTTCGCAGAATTTTATAGCTCGCGACTTAGAGGTGGCAGATCATCGATAGTAGGCACCATACATTGTGCTTTCTATTGGCGTTGCCACTATGTGAAAAACTGAGCAGCGGCATCTATTGTTTGTAATCACATTTCGATAACATCAGCTCAGATACAAACccatttaattaaagtcacaagtatttgtttgtgtttatttctATGGTATGTTCATTATTCATTATACACATTATTTCAAATGAAGATATTATATCGTTAATTT encodes:
- the LOC108601663 gene encoding probable fatty acid-binding protein, with the protein product MASFIGKKYKLEKSENFDEYMKELGVGMVMRKMGNSVSPTVEVTQDGDTYTMTTTSTFKTSAISFKLGEEFDEETQDGRKVKSIISLDGNKLTQEQKGDKPSTIVREFSDSELITTLTIGNVKCVRTYKAV
- the LOC108604090 gene encoding putative tricarboxylate transport protein, mitochondrial isoform X1 — protein: MDRQSLATFVSPFKCRPWMANSGAAAPSGGGKGLKGIVAGGITGGIEICITYPTEYVKTQLQLDEKGANKRYNGIADCVKKTVQQRGFFGLYRGLSVLLYGSIPKSAARFGAFEYLRGHAVDSKGQLSTSGKLLCGLGAGVCEAILAVTPMETIKVKFINDQRSANPKFKGFAHGVGCIVKSEGISGVYKGLTATILKQGSNQAIRFFVLESLKDLYKGDDHNKPVPKLLVGAFGAVAGAASVFGNTPLDVVKTRMQGLEAAKYKNTADCALQIMRNEGLGAFYKGTVPRLGRVCLDVAITFMIYDSFMDLFNKVWK